The following proteins come from a genomic window of Tepidiforma thermophila:
- a CDS encoding alpha/beta fold hydrolase — MIPGAERRIVTVAPGVDLELCEAGAGPAVILLHGFPELAYSWRHQVGPLAAAGYRVIVPNQRGYGASSAPAPVEAYDLDSLAGDVAALVRWAGAGPAVVIGHDWGAPVAWHAALRYPGLIRAVGSLSVPHAARPSRPPLELMREAAGPDHIHYIDYFQQPGLAEAEFEADVRAGLLGLYWSISGDAPRDERFRPIRRDARFIDSFAPPAQLPAWLTAADLNVYVDAFTRSGFRGGLNWYRNVNRNWERSADLAGAVVRQPALFVTGSRDPARNPPAIERLRDVVPDLRVFAILEGCGHWTQQERPAEVTAALLRFLREVAPPAGQ; from the coding sequence ATGATCCCGGGCGCCGAACGCCGCATCGTCACCGTCGCGCCCGGCGTCGACCTCGAGCTGTGCGAGGCCGGCGCCGGGCCGGCGGTGATCCTCCTTCACGGCTTCCCCGAGCTGGCGTACTCCTGGCGCCACCAGGTCGGCCCGCTCGCCGCCGCCGGCTACCGCGTCATCGTGCCCAACCAGCGCGGCTACGGCGCGAGCAGCGCTCCCGCTCCCGTCGAGGCGTACGACCTCGACAGCCTCGCCGGCGATGTCGCGGCCCTGGTCCGCTGGGCCGGCGCCGGGCCGGCCGTCGTCATCGGCCACGACTGGGGCGCACCCGTCGCCTGGCACGCCGCGCTGCGCTACCCCGGCCTCATCCGCGCGGTCGGCTCGCTGAGCGTCCCGCACGCCGCCCGTCCGTCACGCCCTCCGCTCGAACTCATGCGCGAAGCCGCCGGACCCGACCACATCCACTACATTGACTACTTCCAGCAGCCCGGCCTCGCCGAAGCCGAGTTCGAAGCCGATGTCCGCGCCGGCCTCCTCGGCTTGTACTGGTCAATCTCCGGCGATGCACCCCGCGACGAACGGTTCCGGCCCATCCGCCGCGACGCCCGTTTCATCGACTCCTTCGCCCCGCCCGCGCAGCTTCCCGCCTGGCTGACCGCCGCCGACCTCAACGTCTACGTTGACGCCTTCACCCGCAGCGGCTTCCGTGGCGGGCTCAACTGGTACCGCAACGTCAACCGCAACTGGGAGCGCTCCGCCGACCTCGCCGGCGCCGTCGTCCGGCAGCCCGCGCTGTTCGTAACCGGCAGCCGCGACCCTGCCCGCAACCCGCCCGCCATCGAGCGCCTCCGCGATGTCGTCCCCGACCTCCGCGTCTTCGCCATCCTCGAAGGGTGCGGCCACTGGACCCAGCAGGAGCGCCCCGCCGAAGTGACCGCTGCGCTCCTCCGCTTCCTCCGCGAGGTCGCCCCGCCCGCGGGGCAGTAA
- a CDS encoding CaiB/BaiF CoA transferase family protein, whose protein sequence is MSAPLPLQGIRICDFTAVWAGQTATMYLADLGAECIKVENPFIWNPMTRAASPRMNAMMAQLMPPWIAGHPPEPGPRPWNNSPAFIQVLRNKKSFTVDSRRPEGLAIVKQLIAISDILAENLAIGTLEKLGLDDDAIRAVRPDIIILHMPAFGRTGRYVEGRGYGAHIDSVAGSTILRGYRDTAPVDNVSIFAGDYWGGMHGAVAVMAALRHRRRTGEGQVIEMAQVESSAHMFPQAALDAAWNGREHRTIGNRSIEGHVPSGVFPAAGTDRWICISCRDDAEWRALVAFMGSPAWATAPELATAEGRAAAQDMIEERLAEWTATRDRDELFHALQQAGVTAGPVLNAKEAAEDPHLAATGAWKRLPATEDYPEVDWLRPAYRFSRSDVDLRTPPCLFGEHNDYVYREVLGLSDEEIERLAAAGHIATTFDPEVIATA, encoded by the coding sequence ATGAGCGCACCCCTTCCCCTGCAGGGCATCCGAATCTGCGACTTTACCGCCGTCTGGGCCGGCCAGACAGCCACCATGTACCTCGCCGACCTCGGCGCCGAGTGCATCAAAGTCGAAAACCCGTTCATCTGGAACCCAATGACCCGCGCCGCCAGCCCGCGCATGAACGCCATGATGGCCCAGCTCATGCCGCCCTGGATCGCCGGCCATCCCCCGGAGCCCGGCCCCCGCCCCTGGAACAACAGCCCCGCCTTCATCCAGGTGCTCCGCAACAAGAAGTCATTCACCGTCGATAGCCGCCGCCCCGAGGGGCTCGCCATCGTCAAACAGCTCATCGCCATCAGCGATATCCTCGCCGAGAACCTGGCCATCGGCACGCTCGAAAAGCTCGGCCTCGATGACGACGCCATCCGTGCCGTCCGCCCCGACATCATCATCCTCCACATGCCCGCCTTCGGCCGCACCGGCAGGTATGTCGAAGGCCGCGGCTACGGCGCCCACATCGATAGCGTTGCCGGCTCAACCATCCTCCGCGGCTACCGCGACACCGCCCCCGTCGACAACGTCAGCATCTTCGCCGGCGACTACTGGGGCGGCATGCACGGCGCCGTCGCGGTGATGGCAGCCCTCCGCCACCGCCGGCGCACCGGCGAGGGCCAGGTCATCGAAATGGCCCAGGTCGAATCCTCCGCCCACATGTTCCCCCAGGCCGCGCTCGACGCCGCCTGGAACGGCCGCGAACACCGCACCATCGGCAACCGCTCCATCGAAGGACACGTCCCCAGCGGCGTCTTCCCCGCTGCCGGCACCGACCGCTGGATCTGCATCTCCTGCCGCGACGACGCCGAATGGCGCGCGCTCGTCGCCTTCATGGGCAGCCCCGCCTGGGCGACCGCACCCGAACTCGCCACCGCCGAGGGCCGGGCCGCCGCCCAGGACATGATCGAAGAGCGCCTCGCCGAGTGGACCGCCACGCGCGACCGCGATGAACTCTTCCACGCCCTCCAGCAGGCAGGCGTCACGGCCGGACCCGTCCTCAACGCAAAAGAAGCCGCCGAAGACCCGCACCTCGCCGCAACCGGGGCCTGGAAGCGCCTTCCCGCTACCGAAGACTACCCCGAGGTCGACTGGCTCCGCCCTGCCTACCGGTTCTCCAGGTCGGATGTCGACCTCCGGACCCCGCCCTGCCTCTTCGGTGAACATAACGACTACGTCTACCGCGAAGTCCTCGGCCTCTCCGACGAAGAGATCGAGCGGCTCGCCGCCGCCGGCCATATCGCCACCACGTTCGACCCCGAAGTGATCGCCACCGCATGA
- a CDS encoding CaiB/BaiF CoA transferase family protein, whose translation MDALQGVTILDFSSHIAGPYCTKLLADLGARVIKVERPGGDPARNLPPFLGDEPGPDRSATFQYLNTNKESVVLDLKRPEARDVVRALVQRADLVVTASPPRVEEALGIDYATLSSYRDIPVVAITNFGHDGPYRDYSLDDLVVYAMGAEMYSHGLLHREPLKLGGTAATLQCGAMAAVAALGALTAYEVHGVGQLVDVPCFNVQVNNIDRRSSSILAYRFSGRVQDRPASHISGLAGGIYPVADGYVEIAALPGTYWRRFVEMIGDESLKDPALDSPLAALQPGAREAVDAIVIPWMLERTRAEVWEAAREHHVMCGPLYTGLDLWNDENFRERGLWTTIQHPELGELPMLGRPYIFEKTPWRIRSAAPRLGEHTRTILQEAGFEPAAVDTLAASGVIA comes from the coding sequence ATGGACGCACTCCAGGGCGTCACCATCCTCGATTTTTCCAGCCATATCGCAGGCCCCTACTGCACCAAACTCCTCGCCGACCTCGGCGCACGAGTCATCAAAGTCGAGCGCCCGGGCGGCGACCCGGCCCGCAACCTCCCGCCGTTCCTCGGCGATGAGCCCGGCCCCGACCGCAGCGCAACCTTCCAGTACCTCAACACCAACAAGGAGTCGGTCGTTCTCGACCTCAAGCGGCCCGAAGCCCGCGACGTCGTCCGCGCCCTCGTCCAGCGCGCCGACCTCGTCGTCACCGCCTCGCCGCCGCGCGTCGAAGAAGCCCTCGGCATCGATTACGCCACCCTCTCCAGCTACCGCGACATCCCCGTCGTCGCCATCACCAACTTCGGCCACGACGGCCCCTACCGCGACTACTCCCTCGACGACCTGGTCGTCTACGCCATGGGCGCCGAGATGTACAGCCACGGCCTGCTGCACCGCGAACCGCTCAAGCTCGGCGGCACCGCAGCCACCCTCCAGTGCGGCGCCATGGCTGCCGTCGCCGCCCTGGGCGCCCTCACCGCCTATGAGGTCCACGGCGTCGGCCAGCTCGTCGATGTCCCCTGCTTCAACGTCCAGGTCAACAACATCGACCGCCGCAGCTCCAGCATCCTCGCCTACCGGTTCTCTGGCCGCGTCCAGGACCGGCCCGCCTCCCACATCTCCGGCCTCGCCGGCGGCATCTACCCCGTCGCCGACGGCTACGTCGAAATCGCAGCGCTGCCCGGCACCTACTGGCGCCGCTTCGTCGAAATGATCGGCGATGAATCCCTCAAAGACCCCGCGCTGGACAGCCCCCTCGCCGCCCTCCAGCCCGGCGCCCGCGAGGCCGTCGATGCCATCGTCATCCCCTGGATGCTCGAACGCACCCGCGCCGAAGTCTGGGAGGCCGCCCGCGAACACCACGTAATGTGCGGGCCCCTCTACACCGGCCTCGACCTCTGGAACGACGAGAACTTCCGCGAACGCGGCCTCTGGACCACGATCCAGCACCCCGAACTTGGCGAACTGCCGATGCTCGGCCGGCCCTACATCTTCGAGAAGACCCCCTGGCGCATCCGCTCCGCTGCGCCGCGCCTCGGGGAGCACACCCGCACCATCCTCCAGGAGGCGGGCTTCGAACCCGCCGCCGTCGACACCCTCGCTGCTTCCGGAGTCATCGCATGA
- a CDS encoding class F sortase: MNAARLAHAALLLSVLIGGVAAAAASAQDPAALLPRAVLPNIAAGDLTPTPTPVPPFAGQVAALVVPAAGVDGRFPIEQRDTAIVAGREAFEDPSRPDAIAWYPRFGRPGFPGGNSIFAAHIDYVGYGPGPFARLTSVRPGDSVSLVMENGLVVTYTVVSVDVVRLADLDMDAVVFPPLPPDRERVTLISCGGTFIPRPGGGEYDSRVILVAERTVPR; encoded by the coding sequence ATGAACGCCGCCCGCCTGGCGCACGCGGCGCTCCTGCTCTCCGTGCTCATCGGCGGGGTGGCTGCCGCTGCGGCATCGGCCCAGGACCCGGCGGCGCTCCTGCCCCGGGCCGTCCTCCCAAACATCGCCGCTGGCGACCTTACGCCGACGCCCACGCCTGTACCCCCCTTCGCCGGCCAGGTTGCCGCCCTGGTCGTCCCCGCCGCCGGCGTCGACGGCCGCTTCCCGATCGAGCAGCGTGACACCGCCATCGTCGCCGGCCGCGAGGCCTTTGAAGACCCCTCCCGCCCGGACGCCATCGCCTGGTACCCCCGCTTTGGCCGCCCGGGCTTCCCCGGCGGCAACAGCATCTTCGCTGCCCACATCGACTACGTCGGCTACGGACCCGGCCCCTTCGCCCGCCTTACCTCCGTCCGCCCTGGCGACTCCGTCTCCCTCGTCATGGAGAACGGCCTCGTCGTCACCTACACCGTGGTCTCCGTCGATGTCGTCCGCCTCGCCGACCTCGATATGGACGCCGTCGTTTTCCCCCCGCTCCCACCCGACCGCGAACGCGTCACGCTCATCTCCTGCGGCGGCACCTTCATCCCGCGACCGGGCGGCGGCGAGTACGATAGCCGGGTCATCCTCGTCGCCGAGCGCACCGTCCCCCGCTGA
- a CDS encoding ABC transporter ATP-binding protein, with amino-acid sequence MPLLDVRDLRAGYGAITAVKGITLHVDEGEIVTLIGSNGAGKSTTLRAISGVIRPRGGQVTFAGQRIDRLQPHAIVRLGLSHVPEGRGIFHSLSVYENLLMGAYTRNDGAGLQADLERVYRLFPRLKERLRQPGGTLSGGEQQMLAIGRALMARPRLLLLDEPSMGLSPVLVETIFETIQAIRREGATVLLVEQNALMALEIADRAYVIESGEITLSGTGAELSRDDSVRRSYLGEA; translated from the coding sequence ATGCCGCTCCTTGACGTCCGCGACCTCCGCGCCGGCTACGGCGCCATCACCGCCGTTAAAGGCATCACCCTCCACGTCGACGAAGGCGAAATTGTCACCCTCATCGGCTCGAACGGCGCCGGCAAGTCCACTACCCTCCGCGCCATCTCCGGCGTCATCCGCCCCCGCGGCGGCCAGGTGACCTTCGCCGGCCAGCGCATCGACCGCCTCCAGCCCCATGCCATCGTCCGCCTCGGTCTCTCCCACGTCCCCGAGGGACGCGGCATCTTCCACAGCCTCTCCGTCTACGAAAACCTCCTCATGGGCGCCTACACCCGCAATGACGGCGCCGGGCTCCAGGCAGACCTCGAGCGCGTCTATCGCCTCTTCCCGCGCCTCAAAGAACGCCTCCGCCAGCCCGGAGGCACCCTCTCCGGCGGCGAACAGCAAATGCTCGCCATCGGCCGCGCCCTCATGGCCCGCCCGCGCCTCCTTCTCCTCGACGAGCCTTCCATGGGGCTTTCCCCCGTCCTCGTCGAAACCATCTTCGAAACCATTCAGGCCATCCGCCGCGAAGGCGCCACCGTCCTCCTCGTCGAACAGAACGCCCTCATGGCCCTCGAAATCGCCGACCGCGCCTACGTCATCGAGTCCGGCGAAATTACCCTCAGCGGCACCGGTGCCGAGCTGAGCCGCGACGACTCCGTCCGCCGCTCCTACCTCGGCGAAGCATGA
- a CDS encoding ABC transporter ATP-binding protein, with translation MTAAELVVDGLGMQFEGLTALDGVTLRVPPGEIHGLIGPNGAGKTTFFNCLTGFYRPTSGAIYLTGQRIDGLPPHVITGLGVARTFQNIRLFANMTVLENVLVGEHQHIAVGGTDILSTRRPVYPTAVERLLILRGFPRAAVNGVIEIAGAIARPARVRAAEAAAVTRARELLAAVGLRGRENDLARNLPYGDQRRLEIARALATRPSLLLLDEPTAGMNPQEAGAMVSLIRRIRDEFDTTIILIEHQMRVVMGVCENITVLDYGRKIAEGPPAAIQRNPTVIEAYLGSRAIQGGGHAAP, from the coding sequence ATGACCGCTGCAGAGCTGGTTGTCGATGGCCTCGGCATGCAGTTTGAGGGGCTCACCGCCCTCGACGGAGTCACCCTTCGCGTCCCGCCCGGCGAAATCCACGGCCTCATCGGCCCCAACGGCGCCGGCAAAACCACCTTCTTCAACTGCCTGACCGGCTTCTACCGACCCACCTCCGGCGCCATCTACCTCACCGGCCAGCGCATCGACGGCCTCCCGCCCCACGTGATCACCGGCCTCGGCGTCGCCCGCACCTTCCAGAACATTCGCCTCTTCGCCAATATGACGGTCCTCGAAAACGTCCTCGTCGGCGAACACCAGCACATCGCCGTCGGCGGTACCGACATCCTCAGCACGCGCCGTCCGGTTTACCCCACCGCCGTCGAGCGGCTGCTCATCCTCCGCGGCTTCCCGCGCGCCGCCGTGAACGGCGTCATCGAAATCGCCGGCGCCATCGCCCGGCCGGCGCGTGTCCGCGCTGCCGAGGCTGCTGCTGTCACCCGGGCCCGCGAACTCCTGGCGGCAGTCGGCCTGCGCGGCCGCGAAAACGACCTCGCCCGCAACCTCCCCTACGGTGACCAGCGCCGCCTCGAAATCGCCCGCGCCCTCGCCACCCGTCCCTCCCTGCTCCTTCTCGACGAACCCACCGCAGGGATGAATCCCCAGGAGGCCGGCGCCATGGTCAGCCTCATCCGCCGCATCCGCGATGAGTTCGACACCACGATCATCCTGATCGAGCACCAGATGCGCGTCGTCATGGGCGTCTGCGAGAACATCACCGTCCTCGACTACGGACGCAAAATCGCCGAGGGCCCGCCTGCTGCCATCCAGCGCAACCCCACCGTCATCGAAGCCTACCTCGGCTCCCGCGCAATCCAGGGAGGCGGCCATGCCGCTCCTTGA
- a CDS encoding branched-chain amino acid ABC transporter permease, whose amino-acid sequence MPDTPAPDWARTALRIRWPLFVALVCLLPVVLSDVWVQMLVFVGLFIVLGLGLNVVVGFAGLLDLGYVAFFAAGAYTMGLLTSPGSPIDSGLNFWLILPLGILIASVVGLLLGLPVLPLRGDYLAIVTLGFGEIIRLFLINRDDLTRGSQGLSAIPRPEFFGYRIDSFTEWFYFVIAAAVLVGFCTARLRDSRIGRAWEAIREDEDVAAAMGVNTTKYKLLAFATGAAIGGLGGVIYASFIGFISPAAFSLQVSIDVLAIVIIGGMGSTPGVILGSLILIGIPRILQFRETGDFLARLEWLRDGLNGLIGAVDAALPGSIGRLPPAETWGAQLADDTRFIIFGALLVLVMVVRPSGLWPSSRRRLEFAHDETEPSAPVSAA is encoded by the coding sequence GTGCCTGATACCCCTGCCCCCGACTGGGCCCGCACCGCCCTCCGCATCCGCTGGCCGCTCTTCGTCGCGCTCGTCTGCCTCCTCCCCGTCGTCCTCTCCGATGTCTGGGTCCAAATGCTTGTGTTCGTCGGCCTCTTCATCGTGCTCGGCCTCGGACTCAACGTTGTCGTCGGCTTCGCCGGCCTGCTCGACCTCGGCTACGTCGCCTTCTTCGCAGCCGGCGCCTACACCATGGGCCTCCTCACCTCGCCCGGCTCGCCGATCGACTCCGGGCTCAACTTCTGGCTCATCCTCCCCCTCGGCATCCTGATCGCCTCCGTGGTCGGTCTCCTCCTCGGCCTCCCTGTCCTCCCCCTCCGCGGCGACTACCTCGCCATCGTCACCCTCGGCTTCGGCGAAATCATTCGCCTCTTCCTCATTAATCGCGACGACCTCACCCGCGGCTCCCAGGGCCTTTCCGCAATCCCCCGGCCGGAATTCTTCGGCTATCGCATCGACTCCTTCACGGAGTGGTTCTACTTCGTCATCGCCGCGGCGGTCCTCGTCGGTTTCTGCACCGCCCGCCTTCGCGATTCCCGCATCGGCCGCGCCTGGGAGGCCATCCGCGAAGATGAAGACGTCGCCGCCGCCATGGGCGTCAACACCACGAAGTACAAGCTCCTCGCCTTCGCCACCGGCGCGGCGATCGGCGGCCTCGGCGGCGTCATCTACGCCTCGTTCATCGGGTTCATCAGCCCGGCCGCCTTTTCCCTCCAGGTCTCCATCGACGTCCTCGCCATCGTCATCATCGGCGGCATGGGCAGCACCCCCGGCGTCATCCTCGGGTCCCTCATCCTCATCGGCATCCCCCGCATCCTCCAGTTCCGCGAAACCGGCGACTTCCTCGCCCGCCTCGAGTGGCTGCGCGACGGCCTCAACGGCCTCATCGGCGCCGTCGATGCCGCCCTGCCCGGCTCCATTGGGCGCCTGCCTCCCGCCGAAACCTGGGGCGCCCAGCTCGCCGACGATACCCGCTTCATCATCTTCGGCGCCCTCCTCGTTCTCGTGATGGTCGTCCGTCCCTCGGGGCTCTGGCCCTCCTCCCGCCGCCGCCTCGAGTTCGCGCACGACGAAACCGAACCTTCCGCCCCGGTGTCCGCCGCATGA
- a CDS encoding branched-chain amino acid ABC transporter permease, giving the protein MPLAFTLSVSFWSDQFVNGLTTGSLYALIALGYTMVYGVLKMINFAHGEVFMLGSFAGYGALVVMGGNELSGPIIALAILGAVIVAMAASVSASVVIERLAYRPLRNAPRLAPLISAIGVSIFLQYLVLEQTSARAKFYPDIFPRGSVAAGPFAITYIQLFLIASSVAMMAVLYTIIQRTRLGRAIRAVAENPTNASLMGVDVNRTIVFVFILGAAMAGVAGVLYGLFFQTIRGSMGFIPGIKAFTAAVLGGIGSIPGAMAGGYALGLAETVGRELLNELPGIDLGNQWRDVIAFTLLVAILIFRPTGIFAQRSTTRA; this is encoded by the coding sequence ATGCCCCTCGCCTTCACCCTCTCCGTCAGCTTCTGGTCCGACCAGTTCGTCAATGGCCTCACCACCGGCAGCCTCTACGCTCTCATCGCCCTCGGCTACACCATGGTCTACGGCGTCCTCAAAATGATTAACTTCGCCCACGGCGAAGTGTTCATGCTCGGCTCCTTCGCCGGGTACGGCGCCCTCGTCGTCATGGGCGGCAACGAACTCTCCGGGCCCATCATCGCCCTCGCCATCCTCGGGGCCGTCATCGTGGCCATGGCCGCCTCCGTTAGCGCCTCAGTCGTCATCGAGCGGCTCGCCTATCGCCCACTCCGGAACGCCCCCCGCCTCGCGCCGCTCATCAGCGCCATCGGCGTCTCCATCTTCCTCCAGTACCTCGTCCTCGAACAGACCTCCGCCCGCGCCAAGTTCTACCCCGATATCTTCCCCCGGGGGTCAGTCGCGGCCGGCCCCTTCGCAATCACCTACATCCAGCTCTTCCTTATCGCCAGCTCGGTTGCCATGATGGCCGTCCTCTACACCATCATCCAGCGCACGCGCCTCGGCCGCGCCATCCGCGCCGTCGCCGAAAACCCCACCAACGCCTCCCTCATGGGGGTCGACGTCAACCGCACCATCGTCTTCGTCTTCATCCTCGGTGCGGCGATGGCTGGCGTCGCGGGCGTCCTCTACGGCCTCTTCTTTCAGACCATCCGCGGCTCGATGGGCTTCATCCCGGGCATCAAAGCGTTCACCGCGGCGGTCCTCGGCGGCATCGGCAGCATCCCCGGCGCCATGGCCGGCGGCTACGCCCTCGGCCTCGCCGAAACCGTCGGCCGCGAACTCCTGAACGAGCTCCCCGGCATCGACCTCGGCAACCAGTGGCGCGATGTCATCGCGTTCACCCTCCTCGTCGCCATCCTCATCTTCCGGCCCACCGGCATCTTCGCCCAGCGGAGCACCACCCGTGCCTGA
- a CDS encoding branched-chain amino acid ABC transporter substrate-binding protein: MRNMIERKGRPRLAWLLLLAAFAMVLAVACGGDDDDDDAGGGEVTYGKAGFKTVEIASGQPIKIGYSGPLSGDLKGIGEPIQKAVELAAKDKTIKGRTIQVIGKDDLCSADGGASAATQLLQEGVVAVVGPVCSGAVVAAQPQYEAAGITHVSPSSTAHKPTYPDRGQVFQTFLRTTYSDDIQGPAQAKFAYKTLGAKTAYIVYDTDAYGTGLRDAFKTAYEKEGGKILGSEGYEKKQTDFKAVVTNIKNAKPDLVYFAGFYSEATPFIKQLRAEMKDVKFLGGDGVKNDEFIKGAGADAEGAYLSLPSPVYTGEAYKTFGDLFEKETGIKRDASPFVAEAYDAATVIIRALEKVAEEKDGKLVIDLKKLNEEIRKTELDGASGKIKFDARGENVGGATPVSLFQVKNGAFEEIKQ, encoded by the coding sequence ATGCGCAACATGATCGAACGGAAGGGACGGCCCAGGCTCGCCTGGCTCCTGCTCCTCGCCGCCTTCGCCATGGTCCTCGCCGTCGCCTGCGGCGGCGACGACGATGACGACGACGCCGGCGGCGGCGAGGTCACCTACGGCAAGGCCGGCTTCAAAACCGTCGAAATCGCCTCCGGCCAGCCCATCAAGATCGGCTACTCCGGCCCGCTCTCCGGCGACCTGAAGGGCATCGGCGAACCGATCCAGAAGGCCGTCGAACTCGCAGCCAAGGACAAGACCATCAAGGGCCGCACCATCCAGGTCATCGGCAAGGATGACCTCTGCTCGGCTGATGGCGGCGCCTCCGCCGCGACCCAGCTTCTGCAGGAAGGCGTTGTCGCGGTCGTTGGCCCCGTCTGCTCCGGCGCCGTTGTCGCCGCCCAGCCCCAGTACGAAGCCGCCGGCATCACCCACGTCTCGCCGTCCTCAACGGCCCACAAGCCCACCTACCCGGACCGCGGCCAGGTCTTCCAGACCTTCCTCCGCACCACCTACTCCGACGACATCCAGGGCCCCGCGCAGGCGAAGTTCGCCTACAAGACCCTCGGCGCCAAGACCGCGTATATCGTTTACGACACCGACGCCTACGGCACCGGCCTGCGCGACGCCTTTAAGACCGCCTACGAAAAAGAGGGCGGCAAGATCCTCGGCAGCGAGGGCTACGAAAAGAAGCAGACCGACTTCAAGGCCGTCGTCACCAACATCAAGAACGCCAAGCCCGACCTCGTCTACTTCGCCGGCTTCTACTCCGAGGCAACCCCCTTCATCAAGCAGCTCCGCGCCGAGATGAAGGACGTCAAGTTCCTCGGCGGTGACGGCGTCAAGAACGACGAGTTCATCAAGGGCGCCGGCGCCGATGCCGAAGGCGCCTACCTCTCCCTCCCCAGCCCCGTCTACACCGGCGAGGCCTATAAGACCTTCGGCGACCTCTTCGAGAAGGAAACCGGTATCAAGCGCGACGCCAGCCCCTTCGTCGCCGAAGCCTACGACGCCGCAACCGTCATCATCCGCGCCCTCGAAAAGGTCGCCGAGGAGAAGGACGGCAAGCTCGTCATCGACCTCAAGAAGCTCAACGAGGAGATCCGCAAGACCGAACTTGATGGCGCCTCCGGCAAGATCAAGTTCGACGCCCGCGGCGAGAACGTCGGCGGTGCGACCCCCGTCAGCCTCTTCCAGGTCAAGAACGGCGCCTTCGAAGAGATCAAGCAGTAG
- a CDS encoding rhodanese-like domain-containing protein — protein sequence MATRDPREPFTRITVHEAKEKLDRGEAVLIDVREPHEYVEVHARGARLIPVNTVINEVKQIREFANGKEVLFICRSGQRSALAAEFATAAGLDDLPLYNVEGGTLAWVEAGYPTGD from the coding sequence GTGGCCACCAGGGACCCCCGCGAGCCGTTTACCCGCATCACCGTCCATGAAGCGAAGGAGAAGCTCGACCGCGGCGAAGCCGTGCTCATCGACGTCCGCGAGCCCCACGAATACGTTGAGGTCCACGCCAGGGGAGCCCGGCTCATTCCCGTCAATACCGTCATCAACGAGGTCAAGCAGATCCGCGAATTCGCCAACGGTAAAGAGGTCCTCTTCATCTGCCGCAGCGGGCAGCGCAGTGCCCTCGCCGCAGAGTTCGCCACCGCAGCCGGCCTCGATGACCTTCCACTCTACAACGTCGAAGGCGGCACCCTCGCCTGGGTCGAAGCCGGCTACCCCACCGGCGACTGA
- a CDS encoding hemerythrin domain-containing protein produces the protein MDRVIGPYREWRASLRSGLQSLAMAGATAGQGPEDAARAALAEAVRYVEETLLPASRAEEFTLFPAVDGVLGLTGSCAVLERQHEAMRQMAGDLRQVAAAAEQDGDTRAYARYLQPLLFGLYGLARAHLEAEDAVFLPLLDEHLSESQVDVLVENSERIASAKAAG, from the coding sequence ATGGACCGCGTCATCGGGCCGTACCGGGAGTGGCGGGCTTCGCTGCGCAGCGGTTTGCAGTCGCTGGCAATGGCGGGAGCGACGGCCGGGCAGGGCCCGGAGGATGCAGCGCGTGCTGCCCTCGCCGAGGCGGTGCGCTACGTCGAGGAGACGCTGCTGCCGGCTTCGCGGGCGGAGGAGTTCACGCTCTTCCCGGCGGTGGACGGCGTGCTGGGGCTGACGGGGTCGTGCGCGGTGCTCGAGCGGCAGCATGAGGCGATGCGGCAGATGGCGGGCGACCTCCGGCAGGTGGCCGCGGCAGCGGAGCAGGACGGGGACACGCGTGCCTATGCGCGCTACCTGCAGCCGCTCCTGTTCGGCCTCTACGGGCTGGCGCGGGCGCACCTCGAGGCGGAGGATGCGGTGTTTCTGCCGCTGCTGGACGAGCACCTGAGTGAGAGCCAGGTGGATGTGCTGGTGGAGAACAGCGAGCGAATCGCTTCGGCGAAAGCGGCCGGCTGA